Below is a genomic region from Actinomadura sp. NAK00032.
GGTCTCCGGCGGAGCCGAGCACGACACCCCGATCCACGACGAACGCCCCCCGCGTGTGGTCAGCCGGACGCTTTCGCGGAGCCCGGGGGCCAGACCCACGGCGCCCTCCTCGCCGGTCAGGGTGAACAGGTCCTCGGGGCGCCGGCCGAGGGCGACGTTCGCGGTCACGCCCACCATCTGGGCCATCGCGACATTCCAGACGACGATCGAGCCTTCCCCGTCCAGGGCGAGGACGGCGACGTCCGTATGGTCGACGACCGCGCTGAGCCTGGAACGCTCGGCCTCGGCGCGGTGAGCGGCATACGCCTCGTCCCGGAGCGTGCCCAGCGCGCGCGCCGCCCTGTTCACCGCGCGGCCCAGTACTCCGGTGCTCGTCCAGGCGGCCAGGTAGCGGCCGCCCAGCCGGGTCCAGCCGAGCAGCAGGTAGCCGGCGTCGAGCCCGTCAGGGGTGCGAATCGGGATGTGCACCCCGGCCCGCCAGCCGTTCGGGAGCACGCCCCGCGGGATGCACCCGGCCGTCCGGTGGGAGAGGCGCTTGAAGGACTCATGGGCACAGGGCGTTCCGGTGCGGAGGGCGTCGACGTCGGCGGACGCTTCGGTCCACACCTCTCCGCCGGGCAGCGTGATGTACAGCCACAGCCCGTCGGCACCGAGGATCCGCCGCAGGTCGCCGGTGAGCGGCACCAGATCCTCGCCGGTCACCCGGTGCGCCGCTCCCAGGTGCGGCAGTTCGAGCAGTCGCTCCGCGATGCGCAGCGCCTTCGACCGGGCGGCCAGGACGCCGGCGCACAGCAGGACGGCACCGACCGAAGCCAGGACGAGCAACCCCCAGAGCGCCTGTTCCGAGCCCATCGCCTTCAGCACCAGCATCGCGGACGCGCCGGCGGTCACCGCCCACGCCAGCGAGACCATGGCAGGTGCGGTCCGCTCCGACCGGCACGTGATGATATCGATCAGCATGGTGACGGCACGGGCAGGGCTCGGGCCACGGGACTGTCAGGGTGAAGGAGGACGGTCGCTGTCACTGAAGTCATAGCGGGGTTCGTTTCTGGGTCGATGCCAGACGTCGTCGGGTGCGGGCATCAAGCCGAGGGGAGCGACGGCGGGCCGACGGTGCGGGGACCGTGGCCGAAGCCGAGACCGGCGGCCCGCGCGCGGGGTGAGCGGACCGGCCGGACTCGGCCTCGGCCATCGATCACCGAGTATCGTCGGTCGCGGTTCATCCGGGACAGGGCTGCTCGGGGATCCTGCCCCGAACCGAAAGACAGGCGTCACGAAAACCGAAGTCCGGCCGGGCCGGCATGCCAGCCGGGACCGGCCGCGGGGGAGCTCAGTCAATGGCGACGAGCGGGGCGACAGTGAAGGGAGGCCCATGAGGTATCACTCCTGGACCACCGACAGCACCGAGACCTACCGCGATCTCTCCGACAGCATGCTGCCGATGGACCACCGTTTCCGGCCCGGGGACTGGCACGCCGACCTCACCGTCCAGGAAAGCGGCGGCTACCGGCTGCTGCACTGGGACCAGGTCGGCGACCGGCTCGCCGCGCGCACGCCTTCGCACGTCCGGAGGTTCCCGGCCGACGAGATCTACTGGATCGTGGGGCCGGAGCACGGCGTCTACACCGTCAGTCGCGGCCAGGGCGAGACACGGACCGTGCCGGGGCAGGCCTCCGTGATGGGCCTGGACGAGTCCTGCGTGCTCTCCGTCCCGCAGTCCAAGGCGTACGCGTTCCAGGTGCCGCGCCCGGAGATCGACAACCACGTGAAGTCGTCCGCCCCGCTGTGCCTCGTCCTCGATCTGAACAACGGTCTGGGCCGGATCATCAGGGCGCTGGTCGCGAGCACCCACGCCGAACAGGGCAACCTGTCCGACCTGGAATTCCACGCGGTGTGCAATCGGATCACCGAGCTGTTCTGCATGGTCGTGCTCAAGGACATGAAACCGTCGGAAGGCCACCTCGCCGAGGTCGCCCAGGTCGTCCGGCAGCACGTGCGGCAGCGGATCGGCTCCGGCAAACTGCCGCTCGACAGCGTGGCGCGCGAGCTCGGCTGGTCGCCGCGCCAGCTGCGCAACGCCCTCAACCAGGTCGGCACCACCTATCGCGACCTGCGCCATGAGGAGACGCTGCGCGCCGCCCGGGACCTCCTCCAGGACCCGGCCTCGGCCGAGCTGGGCATCGGCGAGATCGCCGCCCGCGTCGGCCTCACGCCCGCCTGGTTCTCCTCGGCCTTCAAGAGCCGCTACGGCGAGATGCCGCGCGAGTTCCGCCGCCGCAGACTCGCCGAAGGCCCCGACCGCGCCGAGGGCCCGCCGCCCGGTTCCCCGTAGGACCTGGTCGGGCCGGCCGATCGCGGGTCCGGGCCCGGTGCCGGGGTCGGTGCCTGATTTCGGCGCCTATAGGATGATCTCGTGGCACGGGTGCTCGTGGTAGATGACGACCCGCGACTGGTGAAGGTGGTCGCGAGCCTGTTGTGGAAGCGGAACCACCAGGTCGAGTCCGTGCCCAACGGGAAGCTGGCCCGCCAGGTCCTGCGCGGGGGCGACATCGACATCGTCCTGCTGGACGTGAACCTGCCCGACGTCAACGGCATCTCCCTGCTGCACCAGCTCCGCGAGGAGGGCGACACCACTCCGGTCATCCTGCTGACGGTCCGCACCGAGGTGCAGGACCAGGCGCTCGGGCTGCGGCTCGGCGGTGACGACTACATCGTGAAGCCCTTCAATCCCGAGTTGCTGCTCGCCCGGATCCAGGCCGTGCTGCGGCGCAGCGCGCGGGGCGCCGCCGGGCGCCCCGCGCGCCGGCAGAGCGAGCAGCTGGAGATCCCGCCGGTCGTCATCGACCTCACCGCCCGGCAGGTGCTCCGGGACGGGGTCCCCGTGCGCCTGACCCCGCTGGAGTACGCCGTCCTGGAGGTCCTCGCGACCAACCGCGGGAGAGCGGTGTCCAAGGAGGAGCTCATGCAGAGCGTGTGGGGCACCGGCCGGGGTGCCTCCCGCACCCTCACCGAGCACGTCTCCCGGCTGCGCCGCAAACTCGGTGATGGACTGATCTCCACCCAGAGCGGCTACGGGTACCTCATCCCGGCTCCCGGAGAGTCCGCGACCACCGACCGGTGAGCGACCGGACGGGGGTGCGCACCGGAACGGCAATGCGCGAGCACCAACGATCCAACGAGCGATCCCCGCGAGATCAACTTCTTGCCAACGAGTGCGCGGCGGGCCGGCCGCCGCGGGCGTCCGCGGCGTGAGTCGCTGACCTGCGGGTTCGCCGGGCCGCCGGCGCGGTGCCGGGCACCGCCCGGGTGGCGGGCCGTCCCGCGGGGTGCGGAAACCGCGGAAACAAGTCAACGATGGTCTCCTGACAGGCCTTGTTTCGGTCATGGTCGCGTCGGAGATCTTCTGTGCCACGAGCTGGAGAGTTTGATGGACAACGCGCAGCCGGCCGATGAGAAGCGTGCCGCCGCGGACGAGTTCCGCGCCCGCAACGACGCTCTCTTCGCGCGCCGCAAGGAGCTCCACGGCCAGATCACGGAGTTGCGGGCACGGATCGACGCGGGTTCCGGCGACACGTCGGCGGAGGTCGCGTTGCGCAAGGCCGAGCGCGACTTCGACGACCTCACCTACGAGATCCTGACCGCCAACTACGGGCTCGTCCGCCAGTACGTCGCCATGTTCACCACCAGGTCCGTCGAGCACAGCGAGGACTTCGAGAGCGCCGGCAAGGTGGGGTTGCTCTGGGCCATCTCCTCCTACGATCCGGCGCGCGGGTCGTTCTCCAGCTGGGCGTTCAAGCCGATCCAGCGGGAGGTGCTGCGGGCGGTCCGGGACGCCGACCACGCCAACCTCACCCTCGGCGACTTCGAGAAGCGTCCGGCCATCCTCGCGGCGGAGCGCGGGTTCATCGAGGAGCACGGCGCCGACACCCCGGTGGACTACGCCGACATCGCCGGGCGGGCCGGGGTGACCGAGGCGCAGGTCCGCCGGGTCCTGGCCCCGGCCCGGCTGGAGAGCCTGCAGTCGCCGCACCGGGGGCAGGACGAGGACGTCGTCGCCTGGGAGGACCGGCTGACCGACCCGTCCCTGAACCTGGAGGAGGAGGTGCTGGTCCGCTTCCACCTGCGCGCCCTCCTCACCGAGGGGCTGCCGCGCCTCGACGCCCGTGAGCGGTACGTGCTGACGCGGCGGTTCGGCTTGGACGGCGGCCGGGAGCAGTCGCTCCGCATCCTCGGTGAGCAACTCGGGTTGTCCCGTGAGGGCGTCCGGCAGATCCAGCAGAAGGCGTTGGCCAAGCTCAAGGGGCCCGTCGCGGGCACGGTGTGAGCGTGCCGCCGGCGGTGAAGGGCGTCGGCGAGGTCTTCGGCGCGGGGGCGCGGCTCGGGAAGATCCGGGGATCGACGTCGGTTGGCAAGGTCGCGGAGGCATCGTTGTACGATCCGTGTCCGCTCGTTGTGAACACCGTGCGCGTGCAGGGCGAACTTCGAGGGACGAAGTCCGGTTGCGGGCTTGCCGATCCGCGCGCGCACGGACGTTAGAGGGAGAGGGCTCGCGCCATCGGAGTGGGGTGGATCAGCGACGCTGGGACGCGCAGGTTGCGGATGAGAGGAACAAGACGGTGTCAACGATTCCGAGGTATCTCGGTCTGGAGCCTCGGCTCGTCAGCGCGACGGTGACCCCGAACGCCGCATCCGGCGGGCGGGCGGAGCTCCGCCCCGCCGCCCCCGAGTCGCCGTCCGGTCGCACGTGTTGAGGTACGCGGGGCCGGCGCTTCCGGTCCTCGTGCACGCGCGTACGGGCTCCCCGCCGACCGGGGTCGAGGACCTGGAGTGCGGCGACGGGTCGCCCCCGGACCGGGACGCGCTCGTCGCGGCGGGCCAGGCGCTGACGTGGCAGTCCCCGTTCACGCTTGGATCGGTCCTGGCGGTGCCGCTGACGCGGGCGTCCGCCGTGACGTTCGACCATCCCGAGCTGGCGGGGGTGGACCGGTGGCACGACCGGTTCCTCCGGGGGTTCGCCCACCGGATGGCGATCGAGCTCACCATCGCCTCGGTGACGGCGGAGCTGGTCGGCGAGACGGCCGAGGCGCAGCCGGCCGAAGCGCAGCCGGGCGAGGACGTGCGGATGCTCGGCTCGGCGATCACGGGCCTCGGCCAGCTCCTCAAGGACATCGGCGGCGTGCGCCGGCCCGAGGAGTGCAAGAGCATGATCGTGGCCGACACGATGCGCACCCATGACGTGCTGCTCGGCGGGCTGGGCTCCCAGGAGGTGTCGGTACGGCGGCACGGGGCGTTCGCGGTGCACACCGTGCGCTCGGTGCCCCGGCGCCCCGAGCGCTGCGACCTGGACGGGGCGCGGGCGCAGGTCGGGCTGCCGTGGCCGACCCGGGTCGGCGGCGGGATCGGCGAGGACCTCGGGCTGGCGCGCTGGCGGTCGACCATGCAGGCGCACGGCCACCAGGTGTGGTCCCGGCTGGAGGAGCGGGACGCCCTCGTCACGGAGTTGTGGCTGCGCGATCCCGCCGAGGCGCCGGGATGAGGTACCCGTAGCCGCTGCGGGTGACGATCAGGTCGTCGCCGAGCTTGCGGCGCAGCCGGGAGATGTGCTCGGCGAGCGTCCGGGACACGCCGCGGCTGGTGCCCCACACGCGCAGCATGAGCTCCTCCTTCGACACCGCCCGGCCACGGTTGATCGCCAGGAACTCCAGCAGGGCGTACTCCAGCGGCGCCAGCCGCACCGCGGCCCCGTCCCTGGTCACCTGCCGCCGGGCGAAGTCGATGAGCACGGAATCGATCTTCATCGTGTCGCCGTGCGCCTCCTCGGCCCCCGGCGAAGCGCCCGCCGCGCTGCGCCGCAGCACGGCCTCGATGCGGGCGAGCAGCACCTCGGGGTTGAACGGCTTCGGGACGTAGTCGTCCCCGCCGAGTTGCAGCCCGAGCGCCTGGTCCTGCGCCTCCGAGCGGACGGTCAGCAGGATGACCGGGGTGGTGTCGTCCTCCTCGCGCAACTGGAGGATCAGCGACATGCCGTTGATGTCGGGAAGGTTGACGTCCAGCAGGATGATGTCGACGTCGCCGCGGCGCAGCACCTGGCGGGCCAGTTCGCCGTTGGGCACCGACTCCACCTGGTGGCCGTGCCTGCGCAGCAGGCTGGCGACGACCTTGACCAGCCGCGGATCGTCGTCGACGACGAGTACTCGTGCCACGTGTCAATGGTATATCCGACGAAGACTCCAAGATCAATTCATCGTCAAGTGAGTGGTGGAGCCGTCCCGCTTGCGCTATGGCCGACCGTGGGCGGACACGGCCGGAGGCCCGTGCGCGGATGCTGGTAGGCTCTCCGGCCGTACGAGTCGGACGGTGCCGGGCGGTGGAGCAGCAGGTGCGGGTGCTGATCGTCGAGGACTCCAGGGTCGGTGAGCTGCTCCGCGTGATCCTGGAACGCGAGGGCCACGACCCGGTCGTCACCGAATGCGGCGAGGACGGCTGGACGGAGCTCAACGACCCCCGCCGCCCCGAGCTGCTCATCCTGGACCGCATGCTCCCCGACATGGACGGCGCCGATCTGCTGGCCCGCATGCGCCTCGACTCCCGCACCGCGCAGGTGCCGGTGCTGGTGCTGACGGCGGCCGCGCAGGCGTCCGGCGACCTTGACGACGGCGTCCGGACGCGCGTACTCGGCAAGCCCTTCGAGCTCAGCGAGCTGAAGCAGGTCATCTCCGCGCTCACCGAGCACTGATCGCGGCGAGGACCCCGCCCGCCGCGCCCGCCGGGCCACCGGGGCCGGGCGGTTCAGCCGCTCCGCTTGACGCGGTGGGTGCAGACCGGCTTGGCCTGGGCGACCCGGTCGACGTCCACGACGGCGACGACGGTCAGGCAGTAGTCCACGCCCGGGTTCAGCGCGGTGACCTCGACCTTCGTGGTCCCCGGCGGTGTGCTGGCCAGCGTCGTGGGCGGACGTCCCGTCGGCCCGCCGACCACGTAGTGCGAGGCCCGGCCCCCGCTGCGGTCCTGCCAGGTGACCTGGATCGAGATCCGGCCGTCCACGATCCGCAGCGCGCCGGGCGTGTACTGCTTGACCGGGCGCACCGCCGTCGGGGTGGACGAGGGGGCCTTGGGGGACTTGGGCGCGGGAGGCGGAGCGGCTTGCGAGGACTGCGGCTTCGCCGACTCCGGCGGCGGCGCGGCCTTCGTCGGTGAGGGCTCCGGCGAGGAGCCCGCCTGGGTGCGCCCTTCGTCCGACCAGTCCCCGCCTATCAGGCCGGCCGCGCCGATTCCGACCGCGATGACCACGACCACCACCAGGGCCATCAGCACGCCCCTCCGGCCGCTTCGGCCGCGATCGCGGGGATGCGGAGCCGGAGGTGCCGGCGTGGTCTGGGGCCAGCCGGCGTGGTCGGGCTCCGGCGGGGGCTGGGTCCAGGCCATCGGGTCGGGCTCGGGCGCCGGGGCGGTCTGGGGCCAGCCGGCCTGGTCGGGCTCCGCCGGAGGTCGAGTCCAGGTCTCGGGCTCGGGCGCCGCCTGCGGGGGCCAGACGGCCTGGTCCGGTTCCGGCGCGGGTTGTGTCCAGGTCGCGGATCCGGGTTCGGGTTCGGATGCCGGCTGAGCCCAGGTCTCGGATTCCGGCTCTGGTGATGCCTTCTCCCATGCGGGCTCCAGCGGCTGTTCCACCACGGTGGGCGGCGCGGGGGCCGGGGGCGCGCTCTCCTCAAGCGCATCGATGAACTCCGGCGCGCCGTCCCCGGGCGGCGTCTCCTGGGGGTCCCGAACGTCCCGGACGACCGGGAACTCCTGGACGTGGAAGTCCTGGACCCGGACCTCCCCGACCTCCTGGACCTGCCCGACCTCCTGGACCTGCCCGACCTCCTGGACCTGCCCGACCTCCTGGACCTGCCCGACCTCCTGGACCTGCTCGACCTCCTGGGACTCCCAAGGTTCCGGAGGAGGCTCGGGATGCAGGTCGGGCGCGGACTCCAGGCCGGGTGGCGCGGGGCTCGCCGGACGGGCGACGCCGAGGGCCGCCAGCAGGTCCGACAGGCTCATCGGCCGCGCGCTCGTGACCACGTCCTCGACGAACCGGTCGCCGCGTTCGCTGAAGAAACCGTGGACGAGCACGGTGAACCCGCCGGCCGCCAGCCCGTTGGCCAGGTCGGGGACCCGGGTCTCGGGGATGTCCTCGTCGAAGCCCGGCGTGAACAGGAACGCGGCCGGTGGCCGCACCCTGCCGCTCTTGGAGAGCTCCCGCAGCTCGGTCGCGGAGGCGACGTCGAACACGGCCGGGAATCGCCCCGTCTCGCGCAGCTTCTGCGACAGGCCGGCGTCGCCCGTCACGACAAGGTTCGGCGCGGTAGTCATCACGTTGTCCTCGGCGCTCTGGTGATCGGCCGGACCGGCCTCGGCCCGTGCCTCTCGCTAGTAGGGACAGTGCGGGTAGTAGAGACAGTGCGGGCAAGTGACGATATGGCCATACCGGATCGGCGGTTCACCCGACCGTCACAAGATTCGGTCGTGCGCATCGCCCGTTCCTCCGGACAGTCAGTCGTGGAACCTCTGGTGCGATGTGACGACGCGGGGTGAATCGCGGGTGGGAACTGAAGAGGCGCCTCCTGAAGAGCGGAAGGCGACCGGGCTGAAGGCCCGGGTGCGCGTCGGTGGCTGGGGCGCGGCCGTCCTGGTCACCGTGGCGCTGGCGGCGACGCTGCTCGGCAGCGGCCGCATCGGTTACGCCCTCGAGGCCTCCGACGGCAGCGCCTGGCTGTGGAGCCGGATGACGGGCGAGGCGGCGCTGGTCGACCCCGGCAACGGCCAGGTGCAGGGGCGCCGCGAGGTGCCCGGCGCCCGCGGCCACCGGGTCAAGGTCACCCAGGACGACCAGCACCTGCTCATCCACGATCTGGAGACCGGGCGCGTGTCCTCGCTCGACCTGAGCGGCCTCGGGCTGTCGGGTCGGCTGGACGTCGGCACCCGCGGCGACCCCCACCTGGTGGTGAGCGCCACCGCCGCCGCCCTGATCGAGCGCACCACCGGCGCGGTGCGGGCGCTGGACCCCGCCACGCTGCGCCCCGTGGGCCCCGTCCTGCGACTGCCGGGGCCGCTGGTCGGCGGCGAGTTCGACGCCGCCGGACGGCTGTGGGCGGCGGTGCCCGCGCAGGGGACCGTCGTCGCGCTGAAGGTCTCCGCCAAGGGCGCCGAGGTCGCCGTGACCAAGGAGGCCGCCGAGCCCGGGCACGACCTCGCGGTGACCGTGCTCGACCAGGGCGCGCTGGTGATCGACCGCAGCGGCGACGACCTCGTGGTCGCGACCGGCGACGACGTCCGGCGGCTCACGGCGCCGGTCCCGCTCGCGGGCGCGATGGTGCCCGAGCGCACCCACGGCGCCCTGGCCGCGATCACCGTTCCCAATGCCGGCAAGGTCGTCACGCTGGACGACGTGGGCGAGGCCGGCGAGGTCGGGGCCTTCCCGCTGCGCGCCCCCGTCCAGGAACCCGCCGTGCCGTTCGCCGGCAAGGTCTACGTGCCCGTCCGGGAGACCGGCCAGGTCCAGGTGTTCGACCAGGCCGGCCGCCAGACCGG
It encodes:
- a CDS encoding PAS domain-containing sensor histidine kinase, translating into MLIDIITCRSERTAPAMVSLAWAVTAGASAMLVLKAMGSEQALWGLLVLASVGAVLLCAGVLAARSKALRIAERLLELPHLGAAHRVTGEDLVPLTGDLRRILGADGLWLYITLPGGEVWTEASADVDALRTGTPCAHESFKRLSHRTAGCIPRGVLPNGWRAGVHIPIRTPDGLDAGYLLLGWTRLGGRYLAAWTSTGVLGRAVNRAARALGTLRDEAYAAHRAEAERSRLSAVVDHTDVAVLALDGEGSIVVWNVAMAQMVGVTANVALGRRPEDLFTLTGEEGAVGLAPGLRESVRLTTRGGRSSWIGVSCSAPPETAAPGLLTAVFVDESAQRQVEYTRHLLMTSAHHELHGPLTAIRGHGQLLEEVLPDDEMVAASLGAILDSEEMMHRVIADLVHVVGPDPTAPPATTVRPVELEPLLRRTLRSIPSVAKRAAVTAPCGLTVQGDPLRLRQCLLLVLGNAQKYAPDGKIDITMSRQGSYGVISIADEGPGLAPGEHELAREPYYRSSTMRDRPGSGMGLYIADTVMTAMKGRVEITAAPSGGLDVRFLLPLTPDPGRDGAN
- a CDS encoding AraC family transcriptional regulator, with product MRYHSWTTDSTETYRDLSDSMLPMDHRFRPGDWHADLTVQESGGYRLLHWDQVGDRLAARTPSHVRRFPADEIYWIVGPEHGVYTVSRGQGETRTVPGQASVMGLDESCVLSVPQSKAYAFQVPRPEIDNHVKSSAPLCLVLDLNNGLGRIIRALVASTHAEQGNLSDLEFHAVCNRITELFCMVVLKDMKPSEGHLAEVAQVVRQHVRQRIGSGKLPLDSVARELGWSPRQLRNALNQVGTTYRDLRHEETLRAARDLLQDPASAELGIGEIAARVGLTPAWFSSAFKSRYGEMPREFRRRRLAEGPDRAEGPPPGSP
- a CDS encoding response regulator transcription factor, whose protein sequence is MARVLVVDDDPRLVKVVASLLWKRNHQVESVPNGKLARQVLRGGDIDIVLLDVNLPDVNGISLLHQLREEGDTTPVILLTVRTEVQDQALGLRLGGDDYIVKPFNPELLLARIQAVLRRSARGAAGRPARRQSEQLEIPPVVIDLTARQVLRDGVPVRLTPLEYAVLEVLATNRGRAVSKEELMQSVWGTGRGASRTLTEHVSRLRRKLGDGLISTQSGYGYLIPAPGESATTDR
- a CDS encoding sigma-70 family RNA polymerase sigma factor is translated as MDNAQPADEKRAAADEFRARNDALFARRKELHGQITELRARIDAGSGDTSAEVALRKAERDFDDLTYEILTANYGLVRQYVAMFTTRSVEHSEDFESAGKVGLLWAISSYDPARGSFSSWAFKPIQREVLRAVRDADHANLTLGDFEKRPAILAAERGFIEEHGADTPVDYADIAGRAGVTEAQVRRVLAPARLESLQSPHRGQDEDVVAWEDRLTDPSLNLEEEVLVRFHLRALLTEGLPRLDARERYVLTRRFGLDGGREQSLRILGEQLGLSREGVRQIQQKALAKLKGPVAGTV
- a CDS encoding response regulator transcription factor — protein: MARVLVVDDDPRLVKVVASLLRRHGHQVESVPNGELARQVLRRGDVDIILLDVNLPDINGMSLILQLREEDDTTPVILLTVRSEAQDQALGLQLGGDDYVPKPFNPEVLLARIEAVLRRSAAGASPGAEEAHGDTMKIDSVLIDFARRQVTRDGAAVRLAPLEYALLEFLAINRGRAVSKEELMLRVWGTSRGVSRTLAEHISRLRRKLGDDLIVTRSGYGYLIPAPRRDRAATTP
- a CDS encoding response regulator transcription factor — translated: MEQQVRVLIVEDSRVGELLRVILEREGHDPVVTECGEDGWTELNDPRRPELLILDRMLPDMDGADLLARMRLDSRTAQVPVLVLTAAAQASGDLDDGVRTRVLGKPFELSELKQVISALTEH